Genomic DNA from Microbacterium sp. NC79:
GCGAGTGGTTCGGTAGCGAGACTATGAGACATCATTACCCCTTCTGAGCGCATCATTGAACTCGAAGCCAGCCGGAGACGGGTGAGGGGCCGGGGCAAAAATGCCTCGACCCCTCCTGAATCTCTGGCGTGACGACCAGACTAGTTCTTAAAACCAGCTTGGATGTCGCTCAGAACCTGATCAGTGCTCTTTCCGTCGACCCAGCTGACCATTCCCTTCCAGAAGGATCCGGAACCAACGGTTGCGGGCATCAGGTCGGAAGCGTCGAAACGCACGACCGTCGTGTCGTCCTGCAGAACCTTCATAGCTTCCGTCAGGAACTCGCTCGATGCCTTCGACGGGTCAGCGTTCTTGTTAGCCGAGATCGCACCGCCGAGTGCGACGCGAGCGTCAGCAAACTCCTTAGTAGCCATGAACTCCACAACGGCCTGCGTTGCCGCATCGTCGCTGAAGGCGACAACGAACTCGCCACCGACCTCAACCTGCAGCTCGCCTTCCGTCATGCCAGGCATGATGAACGCGTAAAGGTCACCGTCGGGCGCAATGACCGGGGTCTCGCCAGACTCGGTCTTGGTCTCCAGGAGGTTGGCCGTCAGGAACGAGCCCTGGTGCGTCAGCGCGCACGTGCCCTCAGCAAGCTTCGCTGCCACGTCGCCGAAAGCGGTGGTGTTAATGCTCTTGACGTCACCGAAGCCAGCGTTGACGTAATCCGGATTAAGAATGATCTCGCCGACGGCGTCGAAAGCGCTCTTAATCTCAGGGTCGGTGAATTTCACGTCACCCGAGATCCACTTGTCGTACACCTCAGCACCAGACTGGCGAAGCACAAGGTCTTCAATCCAGTCGGTTCCGGGCCAGCCGGAGGCCTCACCTGAAGCGAACCCAACACACCACGGCGCGGCGTTCGTCTTCTCCTGAATCGTTTTCGTCAGGTTGAGCATTTCATCCCATGTCTTGGGAACCTCCACGCCCCATTCCTCGAACTGCGCAGGCGAGTAGAAGATGTAGCCCTTGACGTTCGCGAGCATCGGGGCCGCGTAGAATGTGCCGTCTACGGTTCCGTAGCCCTTCCAGTCCGCCGACCAGTTTTCATCGACGAGCTTCTCAACGGCTTCGGGTGCCGGCTTTGCTTCGCCGGTTCCGATCAGCGTGTTCAACAGACCGGGCTGCGGAACAATCGCAATGTCAGGGGCGGATCCGCCGTCAACCTTAGTGACAATGTTGCCTTCAAAGCCCTTGTCACCGGTGTAGTCGACCTGGATGCCCGTGTCTTTCTCAAACTGCGCGAAGGCTTCGTTCAGCGCATCGGCCTCGGTACCGGTGATGCCACCGGAAATCTTGACCGTTTCGCCTTCAAGCGAACCACCCTCGCCGGGTGCTGCGCCGCCATCTTCTGACTCGGCGCAACCAGCAAGTGTAAGGGCAGCGATGCTGGCGACGGCAAGGCCAACCAGCAAACGACGTCGGGTACGGACAGCCATGTCGATTCCTTTCCAGCGCGAGGAGCTCTTCCTTGCGCTCCCGGCTCCTGTAAGGAACCGCTTCCAGCAGAATCTATTGATTGTTGCCCCGGAGCGCAAGGGTTCAAGTGATCACGACTCGATAACCTCTTGATATGTAATTGGGAGCGCTCCCGTAGCGAATACGCACGCTCTCGCACGCTCGGTACCACCTGGAACCGGTTCCACATATTGGCTGCTTTTCACCTATGCTGAGACCTACTGCGCACCGATGGGAGAGCCGAATGAGCGGAATCGCCGATGTGGCACGCCGAGCAGGGGTATCGAAGTCCACAGCTTCACGCGCCCTCACAGGCAGCGGCTACGTTTCTGCCGAGACGCGTCAACGGGTGCGTGCCGCCGCCGATGCACTCGGGTATGTCCCCTCCACGCATGCGGTCTCACTTGCGACTGGCAAAACACGCACCATCGGCGTGATCGTTCCACATGTGACACGGTGGTACTTCGGCGAAGTAGTTGACGGCATCCAAAGTGCCCTCATTTCGCACGATCTCGATTGCGCCCTGTTCTCCGCAGAGCCGGGGTCGGCGCACCGCCAACGCATGTTCGACACCTACCTCGGGCGCAGGCGATTCGATGGGCTCATTACCGTCGGCATCGAGCCATCCGCGCGCGAACTGGAGCGCATCGCGGAGCTCGGCAAGCCGCTCGTCACGATCGGCAGCTATGACGCAGGCGCCAGCGCTGTTTCGATCGATGACTTCGACGCCGCGCATCGTGCCACCGAACACCTCATCGGGCTCGGCCACACGAACATCACTTTCGTCGGCGGTGCGCCGGAAAACGATGAGCATAGCTTTGGCGATACCCGACGGATCCTCGGTTACCGGGCTGCCATGGCAAAGTCCGGGCTCGCAGAGCACGCGAGGCACGTCCCCTGTGACGTCGATATGCCTGACGGTTATGCCACCGCCGTCGATTTTCTCAGCTCGTCACGTGTACGCCCGACGGCCATTGTCGCGGTATGCGACGAGGTTGCCATCGGCGTCATCATTGCCGCACGCCGCCAGGGCGTCGGTGTGCCCAATGACCTCAGCGTCATCGGTATTGACGACCACGCACACGCCGAAATGTTCTCCTTGACGACCCTGCGCCAGAACCCGCGCGAACAGGGAGAGACGGCGGTTGAGCTCCTGAATCGGCTCATCGCAGAGCCGGCGAGCTCGCCTGAGCGCGTGTGGGCACCAGCCACCATGATCATCCGCAATTCGACTGCGGCACCTCCGGATCACGCACGCGCGTAGGTTCTACTCCCCTGGTTCCGCTCCCCTGGTTCCGGTGCCGGAGTCCACTCTCACGACACACAGAGACGTGCCGGAAAAGGACACAGGGCCCCGGGAAAACCCGGAGCCCTGTGTAAAACGCGAAAGCGTGATTACTTAACGGTAACCGTTGCGCCAGCCTCTTCGAGGGCCGTCTTGGCCTTCTCAGCAGCTTCCTTGTTTGCGCCCTCAAGAACAGCCTTGGGTGCACCGTCGACGACAGCCTTAGCCTCGCCGAGGCCGAGCGAGGTGAGCTCGCGAACGACCTTGATGACCTGGATCTTCTTGTCGCCAGCTGCCTCGAGAATAACGTCGAACGAGTCCTTCTCTTCCTCAGCCTCTGCAGCGCCAGCGCCAGCTGCGCCTGCAACTGCAACGGGAGCAGCAGCGGTAACGTCAAACTTCTCTTCGAAAGCCTTGACGAACTCGCTCAGTTCAACGAGGGTCAGGCCGGCGAACTGCTCGAGCAGCTCCTCAGTGGTGAGCTTAGCCATGGTGGTATCTCCTAGATAAATGTGGATTGTCGAAGAATCGGGGGCTGCTTACGCAGCTTCGGCCGACTCCAGCTTTTCGCGAAGAGCGTCGATGGTGGCTGCTGCCTTGCCCATCGTTGCCTTCATCATGCCCGCAGCCTTCGCAAGCAGAACCTCACGGCTCTCGAGCGAGGCGTACTTGTTGACCTCGTCAGCGGTGAGAGCATTACCCTCAAACACGCCGCCCTTGATCACGAGAAGCGGGTTTGCCTTGGCAAAGTCACGCATAGCCTTCGCGGTGGCGACGAAGTCACCGTGCACGAATGCGATTGCCGACGGACCCTTGAGGTCGTCGTCAAGCGACGTGATTCCTGCCTTGTTGGCAGCAATCTTGGTCAGCGTGTTCTTCACCACGGCGTACTCAGCGTCCTGGCGGATAGCCGTACGCAGCTGCTTGAGCTGGGCTACCGTCAGACCGCGGTACTCGGTCAGCAGGACGGCGTTGGAGTTCTCGAAGTTCTTCGTGAGCTCAACGACCGATGCATCCTTCTGCGCCATGGTCACTCCTTGATGTGTACATAACACCGCGCGGGTGCGGGGTGTCTGCCTTGACCTCACCACAACAAAAAAGCTCCGGCGCAAGCGCACGGAGCAAAATCTTCAGAAGATAATTCGTGTCACCTGCGTGGGCCTCTGCTGAGCAGTGCTTCGATTGCCATGTGAACATGACAATGACCGACGGTCTTTGGCTTCGTTAAGAATAACCCACCCGAACCGCCACACCAAATCCGGCCAGCCGATTACGGCGACCCACGCACGCAAGGCTCATGGCCGCATTAAAGAGGCGTAGCCTCGAGGAGTGACTCCCGAACTTGCTGCCCGAATTGTTGCGGACTCTCGTGACAGGGTGGCGTGGGTTCGAGCCCGCTCGCGCGGTATCACCGCGACGGATGTCGCGACGCTCAGTTCAGCCGCGTCGATTCAGCGGGCCGCCACCGCGAAGCTCGGTGGCGGCGCACGGTTCAGCGGCAACGCTTACACCGACCATGGTCGCCGCCGCGAACCCGAGATCGCAAGCTGGATGGCGGCGACGCACGGCATCATGTCGTCGTCTGCGCTCTTCCACGCCGAGATCGAGAAGCGTCACCTCGCGACGCCCGATGGCATCAAGCAGGATACTGCGGGCCGCATCACGCTGGCCGAGATCAAGACGACAAACAAGCCGTTCCGCTCAATTCCACGCAACTACCTGCGCCAGATCTGGTGGCAGCAACACGTCCTTGGCGCTGAGCGCACTCTGTTCGTGTGGGAAGAGCACGAGAATTTTGTGCCTCTGCACGACGAGCCAAAGTGCCAGTGGGTCGACCGTGACGATACGGAGATTGCCAAGCTCGTGGGTCTCGCAACGAACCTCATCGACGAGCTTTACATCCGCACGACGGGCAACGTGGTCGCGCCTCGCACCCCGCGCGAGCAGTTCCGCGCTCTCGCCCTCGCCGATTAAACGCCACCTCAACGAATCATTTGCGGCGCACTGAGCCGCGGAACCTCGAGCGAAGTAACGGGTTAGCGTTGCGTTGATTGCGCGACGGCTTTGCGCACTTCTTCTCGATCGTCGATGTCAATCAGAGCGCCAGCGATGTCTTGCACCGTCTCGTGGCCGCGACCAGCGATCACGACAATGTCTTCGGGGGCGGCCAGGTCAATCGCCGCAGCAATCGCGTCAGCCCGGGGGAAAATCTCCAGCACCTCGCGCCCTTCACGGCGTTCCGCGACGGCACCCTCAAGCACCTGCGCCCGAATGGAGGCCGCGTCTTCGGTGTGCGGGTCGTCGTCGGTGACGATTGCGATGTCTGCGTATCTGGCAGCAATCTCACCCATCGATGCGCGTTTGATGGCGTCGCGCTCCCCCGCCGCACCGAACACCAAAATGACGCGCCCTGTCGAGGTCTGCACGGTTTCGAGCATGCGCATCAGACCACCGGGGTTGTGCGCGAAATCGACGTATACGGTGGGCGACGTGTTTACGACTTCCATGCGGCCGGGAACGCCCTGCGACAGCGGTCGATCGTTCGATGACACCGCCGCCGAAACAGCAGCAACGTCATATCCTGCTTCCAGCACCATGGTGAGGGCGAGTGCCGCGTTTGAAACGTTGAATCGGCCGGGAAGCCCAACGACGGCAGACAACGAACGCCCATCACGGTGCGTCAGCGTAAAGACGTGCCCGAAGCCTTCTGGACGCACGTCCGTGACGCTCCAGTGACCGCGGTGGGCGCCATCGGTGCTGAGAGTGACAACGTCGACGCCCGCTTCCTGCGCCATACGCTCACCCCACTCGTCGTCAATGACGACAACCGCACGGCTGACAAGTTCAGGCTGAAAAAGCGCGAGCTTCGCTTCGAAGTACGCGTCCATCGTGCCGTGCAGGTCGAGGTGGTCAGGCGACAGGTTCGTAAACCCAGCGACGGCAAACTGAAGACCGGCCGTGCGTTGGAAGACCATCGAGTGTGACGAGACCTCCATCACGGCGGCGCCAACATTACTCTCGGCCATGCGAGCCATCAGGCCGTGCAGTTGCGGCGCTTCCGGAGTGGTCATCGTCGACGGCACGTAATCGTCACCGATCGTGATGCCAATGGTTCCAATCGTCCCCATACCGACGCCCAGCGCCCGCAGCAGCGATGAAACCATGAATGTCGTGGTGGTTTTGCCGTTCGT
This window encodes:
- a CDS encoding ABC transporter substrate-binding protein → MAVRTRRRLLVGLAVASIAALTLAGCAESEDGGAAPGEGGSLEGETVKISGGITGTEADALNEAFAQFEKDTGIQVDYTGDKGFEGNIVTKVDGGSAPDIAIVPQPGLLNTLIGTGEAKPAPEAVEKLVDENWSADWKGYGTVDGTFYAAPMLANVKGYIFYSPAQFEEWGVEVPKTWDEMLNLTKTIQEKTNAAPWCVGFASGEASGWPGTDWIEDLVLRQSGAEVYDKWISGDVKFTDPEIKSAFDAVGEIILNPDYVNAGFGDVKSINTTAFGDVAAKLAEGTCALTHQGSFLTANLLETKTESGETPVIAPDGDLYAFIMPGMTEGELQVEVGGEFVVAFSDDAATQAVVEFMATKEFADARVALGGAISANKNADPSKASSEFLTEAMKVLQDDTTVVRFDASDLMPATVGSGSFWKGMVSWVDGKSTDQVLSDIQAGFKN
- a CDS encoding LacI family DNA-binding transcriptional regulator; its protein translation is MSGIADVARRAGVSKSTASRALTGSGYVSAETRQRVRAAADALGYVPSTHAVSLATGKTRTIGVIVPHVTRWYFGEVVDGIQSALISHDLDCALFSAEPGSAHRQRMFDTYLGRRRFDGLITVGIEPSARELERIAELGKPLVTIGSYDAGASAVSIDDFDAAHRATEHLIGLGHTNITFVGGAPENDEHSFGDTRRILGYRAAMAKSGLAEHARHVPCDVDMPDGYATAVDFLSSSRVRPTAIVAVCDEVAIGVIIAARRQGVGVPNDLSVIGIDDHAHAEMFSLTTLRQNPREQGETAVELLNRLIAEPASSPERVWAPATMIIRNSTAAPPDHARA
- the rplL gene encoding 50S ribosomal protein L7/L12 codes for the protein MAKLTTEELLEQFAGLTLVELSEFVKAFEEKFDVTAAAPVAVAGAAGAGAAEAEEEKDSFDVILEAAGDKKIQVIKVVRELTSLGLGEAKAVVDGAPKAVLEGANKEAAEKAKTALEEAGATVTVK
- the rplJ gene encoding 50S ribosomal protein L10, encoding MAQKDASVVELTKNFENSNAVLLTEYRGLTVAQLKQLRTAIRQDAEYAVVKNTLTKIAANKAGITSLDDDLKGPSAIAFVHGDFVATAKAMRDFAKANPLLVIKGGVFEGNALTADEVNKYASLESREVLLAKAAGMMKATMGKAAATIDALREKLESAEAA
- a CDS encoding YqaJ viral recombinase family protein is translated as MTPELAARIVADSRDRVAWVRARSRGITATDVATLSSAASIQRAATAKLGGGARFSGNAYTDHGRRREPEIASWMAATHGIMSSSALFHAEIEKRHLATPDGIKQDTAGRITLAEIKTTNKPFRSIPRNYLRQIWWQQHVLGAERTLFVWEEHENFVPLHDEPKCQWVDRDDTEIAKLVGLATNLIDELYIRTTGNVVAPRTPREQFRALALAD
- a CDS encoding UDP-N-acetylmuramoyl-L-alanyl-D-glutamate--2,6-diaminopimelate ligase, with translation MALVEEPRDAFATAVDRERHFRPQHVVPISLKDIASQLPGVRLSGDDAVQVTGVSLDSRSVLPGDLYAALPGAHVHGAQFIRAALERGARAVYTDSAGYALAHDAGIAAIIADDARGQLGVVSAAVYDTAAHQPQLFGVTGTNGKTTTTFMVSSLLRALGVGMGTIGTIGITIGDDYVPSTMTTPEAPQLHGLMARMAESNVGAAVMEVSSHSMVFQRTAGLQFAVAGFTNLSPDHLDLHGTMDAYFEAKLALFQPELVSRAVVVIDDEWGERMAQEAGVDVVTLSTDGAHRGHWSVTDVRPEGFGHVFTLTHRDGRSLSAVVGLPGRFNVSNAALALTMVLEAGYDVAAVSAAVSSNDRPLSQGVPGRMEVVNTSPTVYVDFAHNPGGLMRMLETVQTSTGRVILVFGAAGERDAIKRASMGEIAARYADIAIVTDDDPHTEDAASIRAQVLEGAVAERREGREVLEIFPRADAIAAAIDLAAPEDIVVIAGRGHETVQDIAGALIDIDDREEVRKAVAQSTQR